One window from the genome of bacterium encodes:
- a CDS encoding thioredoxin family protein: MKKIEVFGSGCARCERTVEVILKTATELGLQRDTDFQFGKITDIAEMAKRGVLATPGVAIDGKIVSTGRIPKPDEIELWLR; this comes from the coding sequence ATGAAGAAAATCGAAGTATTTGGCTCCGGCTGTGCCCGTTGCGAACGCACTGTTGAAGTGATTTTAAAGACAGCAACCGAACTCGGTCTGCAACGCGACACCGATTTTCAATTCGGGAAGATTACTGATATAGCAGAAATGGCGAAACGGGGTGTTCTCGCTACACCCGGTGTAGCAATCGATGGGAAAATTGTCTCGACTGGAAGAATTCCGAAACCGGATGAGATCGAGCTGTGGTTACGGTAA